A window from Neodiprion fabricii isolate iyNeoFabr1 chromosome 2, iyNeoFabr1.1, whole genome shotgun sequence encodes these proteins:
- the LOC124175452 gene encoding protein CutA homolog isoform X2: MSHTSAVLKFLMLSAFVRNIRLLGCSTMNNISGIHSVAYVTVPSNEVAKNISRGLVKNKLAACVNIIPQITSIYEWKDEINEDQELLLMIKTRTEIVDALTKFVKENHPYEVCEVISLPVSMRFTMETNST; the protein is encoded by the exons ATGTCACATACATCAGCTGTTCTCAAGTTTTTAATGCTATCAGCCTTCGTTCGAAATATCCGTCTATTAGGGTGCAgtacaatgaataatatctCTGGAATACACTCGGTTGCTTACGTTACAGTACCGTCCAACGAAGttgcgaaaaatatttctcg CGGACTcgtcaaaaataaattagcTGCCTGCGTCAATATCATACCCCAAATCACTTCAAT aTATGAGTGGAAAGACGAAATTAACGAAGATCAAGAACTGCTGTtg ATGATTAAAACCAGAACTGAAATTGTCGATGCATTGACCAAATTCGTCAA aGAAAATCATCCTTATGAAGTTTGCGAAGTCATATCTTTACCCGTAAGTATGAG ATTCACAATGGAAACAAACAGTACTTAG
- the LOC124175452 gene encoding divalent-cation tolerance protein CutA isoform X1, with amino-acid sequence MSHTSAVLKFLMLSAFVRNIRLLGCSTMNNISGIHSVAYVTVPSNEVAKNISRGLVKNKLAACVNIIPQITSIYEWKDEINEDQELLLMIKTRTEIVDALTKFVKENHPYEVCEVISLPIHNGNKQYLDWISETVPTIAQRESDKNS; translated from the exons ATGTCACATACATCAGCTGTTCTCAAGTTTTTAATGCTATCAGCCTTCGTTCGAAATATCCGTCTATTAGGGTGCAgtacaatgaataatatctCTGGAATACACTCGGTTGCTTACGTTACAGTACCGTCCAACGAAGttgcgaaaaatatttctcg CGGACTcgtcaaaaataaattagcTGCCTGCGTCAATATCATACCCCAAATCACTTCAAT aTATGAGTGGAAAGACGAAATTAACGAAGATCAAGAACTGCTGTtg ATGATTAAAACCAGAACTGAAATTGTCGATGCATTGACCAAATTCGTCAA aGAAAATCATCCTTATGAAGTTTGCGAAGTCATATCTTTACCC ATTCACAATGGAAACAAACAGTACTTAGATTGGATTAGCGAAACTGTCCCTACAATTGCCCAGAGAGAAtctgataaaaattcttaA
- the LOC124175451 gene encoding E3 ubiquitin-protein ligase UHRF1-like, with protein sequence MYVQVRSINGERNVVLNISKLTTVDEFKAMVAKEMLVQPEYQRLFYRGKQLENGYKLFDYNVNLNDVIQLMVKAVADESSEEKSTDSYSENENTDDKEEIEDNAVEAESRYYKVGDSIDCMDLVYGAWFEANITQILKRENNLVYRVKWDAEEDGDAFDVDEKHIRPRAHRLIDFGDLEIGQRVMINYNIELPREIGYWYDLKIVKIHKTRTVEQLTGTLYVGRDRLPLEDRRVNPKGEIFAIEEPKLIRDRTQEENEQVPNSGTRRRIPAYCASCMDNPGRDCRECGCRVCSGKEDAHLLLLCDECDCAYHLGCLNPPLTSIPTEDEWYCPECKNDENEIVKAGDKLKQSKKKSKAIGGEQDGKRDWGKGMACVGRTRECTLVPPNHRGPVPGVEVGTCWKFRLQASEAGVHRPHVAGIHGRETDCAYSLVLSGGYEDDIDNGDEFLYTGSGGRDLSGNKRTAEQSCDQTLTRMNKALALNCNAKLNNIDGAEAKDWRGGIPVRVVRNYKLAKHSKYAPVDGNRYDGIYKVVKYYPQKGKSGFSVWRYVLRRDDPAPAPWTREGKRRIDALGLEMLYPDGYLEATKKADGKKRSKRGALKESNPCTSDEEIPAEKRQKREGYRLEKDLFDLIRKDEVNTKLWDECRTVLPEGKVPFLRRVSERFMCVCCQEIVYRPVTTPCAHNICFSCLKRSFSAGVYSCPSCRHPLESNYRMIENETLASVLLSLYPGYQAGR encoded by the exons atgtatgttCAAGTGAGAAGTATTAACGGCGAGAGAAATGTCGTTTTAAACATTTCGAAACTAACGACTGTCGATGAATTcaag gcTATGGTTGCAAAGGAGATGCTGGTGCAGCCAGAATATCAGCGACTATTTTATCGTGGCAAACAGCTAGAAAATGGCTACAAACTTTTCGACTACAATGTTAATTTAAACGACGTTATACAATTGATGGTAAAAGCTGTTGCTGACGAATCGTCTGAAGAAAAATCCACAGATAGCTATAGCGAGAATGAAAACACCGATGATaaagaagaaattgaagaCAATGCTGTTGAGGCTGAAAGTCGATACTATAAAGTTGGGGACTCCATAGACTGCATGGATCTGGTTTACGGGGCTTGGTTTGAGGCTAATATAACCCAAATactaaagagagaaaataatttagtaTACCGAGTGAAGTGGGATGCAGAAGAGGATGGAGATGCTTTTGACGTCGATGAAAAACATATCAGACCTCGTGCACATAGATTAATAGATTTTGGTGATTTGGAAATTGGCCAACGTGTCATGATTAATTACAATATTGAATTACCCAGGGAAATTGGTTATTGGTATGATTTGAAGATTGTCAAGATACATAAGACTAGAACAGTAGAACAGTTAACTGGCACATTGTATGTAGGAAg AGATCGGCTGCCTCTTGAAGATCGTAGAGTGAATCCaaaaggtgaaatttttgcgatAGAGGAACCAAAGTTAATTCGTGATCGTACTCAGGAAGAAAATGAACAGGTCCCAAACAGCGGAACGAGGCGTAGAATTCCAGCTTATTGCGCAAGCTGTATGGATAATCCAGGTAGAGACTGTCGGGAATGTGGCTGTCGTGTTTGCTCGGGTAAAGAAGATGCTCATCTGCTTTTATTATGCGACGAATGTGATTGTGCCTATCATCTTGGCTGTTTGAACCCACCTTTAACTAGTATTCCTACTGAGGATGAATGGTACTGCCCAGAatgtaaaaatgatgaaaatgaaatagtCAAG GCTGGAGATAAACTAAAgcagagcaaaaaaaaatcaaaagcaATAGGAGGCGAGCAGGATGGAAAACGTGATTGGGGAAAAGGAATGGCATGTGTCGGAAGAACTAGAGAATGCACTTTAGTACCTCCCAATCACCGAGGACCTGTACCTGGAGTAGAAGTTGGTACTTGTTGGAAATTTAGATTGCAg GCATCTGAAGCAGGAGTACATAGGCCACATGTAGCTGGGATTCATGGGCGAGAAACAGACTGTGCCTACTCGCTTGTTCTATCAGGTGGTTATGAGGATGACATTGATAATGGGGACGAGTTTCTTTACACAGGCTCAGGTGGTCGAGATCTCTCAG GAAACAAAAGAACTGCTGAGCAGAGCTGTGATCAGACATTAACACGGATGAACAAAGCTTTGGCCTTGAACTGTAACGCGAAGTTAAACAACATAGACGGTGCTGAAGCTAAAGATTGGAGAGGTGGAATTCCTGTTAGAGTTGTACGCAATTACAAGCTTGCTAAACACAGTAAATACGCGCCAGTGGATGGTAATAG GTATGATGGCATATACAAAGTGGTTAAATATTATCCACAAAAAGGTAAAAGTGGATTCAGTGTATGGCGATATGTTCTACGAAGGGATGATCCTGCACCTGCTCCTTGGACTCGAGAAGGCAAACGCCGCATAGATGCTCTAGGTTTAGAAATGCTTTATCCGGATGGTTACTTGGAAGCAACCAAAAAGGCAGATGGAAAAAAACGCAGTAAGCGTGGTGCTCTAAAAGAAAGTAACCCTTGTACTTCTGACGAGGAGATACCTGCTGAAAAGCGACAAAAGAGGGAGGGCTACAGGCTAGAAAAAGACCTGTTTGATCTGATAAGGAAAGATGAAGTAAACACAAAACTTTGGGATGAGTGTCGGACAGTTTTGCCTGAAGGAAAAGTTCCGTTCTTACGACGTGTTTCCGAAAG ATTTATGTGCGTTTGTTGTCAAGAGATCGTTTATCGTCCTGTAACCACACCTTGTGCTCACAACATTTGTTTCAGCTGTTTGAAACGTAGTTTTTCTGCGGGAGTATATTCGTGTCCATCTTGTCGTCACCCTCTTGAGAGTAATTACCGAAtgatagaaaatgaaacattAGCTTCTGTACTGCTTTCACTGTACCCAGGTTATCAGGCCGGAAGATAA